The following proteins come from a genomic window of Synechococcus sp. BIOS-E4-1:
- a CDS encoding cyclic nucleotide-binding domain-containing protein, producing MDESKIGELRKMRVRLPMLVSTHLAAINHRTLRPSIGEVVMQQGTLAERVLVVRAGELSVQRTEAGGQPRLIATVGPGEMAGEMALMGDQTHSATVTVSRGPAELLEVKADDLLQAAVYDSDLIIELLALSSHRCRETSRHLALILESLDALNTQDHSTLKRCCEELDKDYGQSLSGSADLLQQLAEKIQAVQPEVVRHTSDSYPDNT from the coding sequence GTGGATGAGAGCAAGATTGGAGAACTCCGCAAGATGCGCGTTCGTTTACCGATGTTGGTGAGCACCCATCTCGCTGCGATCAATCACAGAACACTTCGCCCATCCATCGGAGAAGTCGTCATGCAACAAGGCACTCTTGCGGAACGCGTCTTGGTGGTCCGGGCAGGAGAACTAAGCGTTCAGCGAACGGAAGCCGGAGGCCAACCGCGGCTCATCGCCACGGTTGGTCCCGGCGAAATGGCTGGAGAGATGGCCTTGATGGGCGACCAAACTCACAGCGCCACGGTCACGGTGAGCCGTGGGCCTGCTGAGCTATTGGAGGTAAAAGCAGATGACCTGCTGCAAGCGGCGGTCTACGACAGCGACCTGATCATTGAACTCCTCGCTCTGAGCAGTCACCGCTGCAGGGAAACCAGCCGCCATCTTGCCCTGATCCTTGAATCCCTTGATGCACTGAACACACAAGATCATTCAACCTTGAAGCGGTGCTGTGAAGAGCTTGACAAGGACTACGGACAATCCCTTTCAGGCAGTGCAGATCTTCTGCAACAACTGGCAGAAAAGATTCAAGCAGTGCAACCTGAAGTGGTGAGACACACCTCAGATTCCTACCCAGACAATACTTAA
- a CDS encoding Nif11-like leader peptide family natural product precursor, giving the protein MKAFIAKVQADTSLQEQLKAEGVDIVAIAKAAGFCITADDLNIHRQNLSNAELEVLAGGQPQTVTYNCGRCAYTLNTIGCNPACGANPTLGCAERTE; this is encoded by the coding sequence CTGAAGGCATTCATTGCCAAAGTTCAAGCCGATACTTCACTGCAGGAACAGCTCAAAGCAGAAGGAGTTGATATTGTTGCTATTGCAAAGGCTGCAGGCTTCTGCATTACCGCAGATGACTTAAACATTCATCGCCAAAACCTGTCTAATGCAGAGCTTGAGGTTTTAGCTGGGGGACAACCACAAACGGTAACTTACAATTGTGGGCGCTGCGCTTATACGCTAAACACCATTGGCTGCAACCCGGCGTGCGGCGCTAATCCTACGCTTGGCTGTGCTGAACGAACTGAATAG
- a CDS encoding Nif11-like leader peptide family natural product precursor — protein MRRTSKEQLKAFLEKVKGDTSLQEKLKAAADSDAVLAIAKEAGFKISVEDLKNAQVTELSDEELEGAAGGDSGGDYLSYAGCDTGRCGACSWGCPG, from the coding sequence TTGAGACGCACATCAAAAGAGCAACTCAAAGCCTTCTTAGAAAAGGTCAAAGGCGACACCAGCCTGCAGGAGAAGCTCAAAGCAGCTGCTGATTCAGACGCAGTTCTTGCGATTGCGAAAGAGGCTGGGTTTAAGATTTCTGTTGAAGACTTGAAGAACGCTCAAGTCACAGAGCTTTCAGACGAGGAATTGGAGGGCGCAGCTGGAGGGGATTCTGGAGGGGATTACCTGTCTTATGCAGGCTGCGACACTGGGAGATGTGGCGCCTGTAGCTGGGGCTGCCCAGGGTAA
- a CDS encoding site-specific integrase, with protein MPKTFSKQGTWDHDLRRQIKREHGTGWTLYPQSSGTKLTRRYEDGKKSSVMLEIEWAPSSATAIANAVGVLAARMNEHDISLREAHRRSQQVAGVVTGKGVVAGAIDWSAAADAFLETRSDRRGTTMADTSKRVRNAVSLFEASPRPTDGSSLMRAYARNFFDGCAPGGSGRKRHLGDVAAFLNYAIDKCGAPARWKPLEGEDRDVLIGTSDEADDNLTPPIKPEQLAALLDALIADEKHELWMAVALVGCFGLRPAELAALDVEDGELMVRSNVKCNKSSMKKQKLPRLVIALELDGRDDGARALAQYQLGQLKLPRAVRTAIDSGEFKKVGDAFRQLLDRYPYWQSLVATTPDLTPYSLRHGWAWRAHKGYATPLSVRDAAALLGHTPNTHHRHYGRWTDQQGLRDAVKKITRTAPLSDQSGRQKAPPRAEIV; from the coding sequence ATGCCAAAGACGTTCAGTAAGCAAGGCACCTGGGATCACGATCTGCGACGCCAGATCAAGCGGGAGCATGGCACCGGCTGGACGCTTTATCCGCAGAGCAGCGGCACCAAGCTCACCCGTAGATATGAGGACGGAAAGAAGTCCAGCGTGATGCTGGAAATTGAATGGGCTCCGAGCTCTGCCACCGCGATCGCTAATGCCGTTGGCGTCCTGGCCGCACGGATGAATGAACACGACATCAGCCTGCGTGAAGCGCACCGCCGATCGCAGCAAGTTGCTGGTGTGGTGACTGGCAAGGGTGTGGTGGCAGGTGCCATCGATTGGAGTGCTGCTGCCGATGCATTTCTGGAGACTCGCAGCGATCGCCGTGGCACGACCATGGCCGACACCAGCAAGCGCGTCAGAAATGCTGTTTCTCTCTTCGAAGCATCCCCACGCCCGACAGATGGCTCATCTCTGATGCGGGCGTACGCCCGCAACTTCTTTGATGGTTGTGCTCCAGGCGGTTCAGGCCGCAAGCGTCATCTCGGGGATGTTGCTGCATTTCTGAATTACGCGATCGACAAGTGTGGTGCGCCTGCTCGGTGGAAACCTCTGGAGGGGGAGGATCGAGACGTGCTGATCGGCACTTCAGATGAAGCTGACGACAATCTGACTCCCCCGATCAAGCCAGAGCAATTAGCGGCATTGCTTGATGCATTGATTGCTGATGAAAAGCATGAGCTCTGGATGGCGGTGGCTCTGGTCGGATGCTTTGGATTAAGACCAGCAGAACTTGCAGCTTTAGATGTTGAAGACGGCGAACTGATGGTGCGCAGCAACGTCAAATGCAATAAAAGCAGCATGAAAAAACAGAAGCTGCCGCGATTGGTGATTGCACTGGAGCTCGACGGTCGTGATGACGGAGCTCGGGCATTGGCGCAATATCAGCTGGGTCAGCTCAAGCTGCCGCGTGCAGTCCGTACGGCAATCGACAGCGGCGAATTTAAGAAGGTTGGAGATGCATTCAGACAGCTGTTGGATCGATACCCGTATTGGCAATCGTTAGTTGCAACGACTCCTGATCTGACGCCCTACAGCCTGCGGCATGGATGGGCATGGAGAGCTCACAAGGGATACGCCACACCCCTGTCAGTCCGTGATGCAGCTGCGTTGCTGGGCCATACGCCTAACACTCACCATCGCCATTACGGACGCTGGACTGATCAACAGGGTCTGCGTGATGCAGTGAAGAAGATCACCCGTACGGCACCCCTTAGTGATCAATCAGGGCGCCAGAAAGCTCCACCACGCGCAGAAATAGTGTGA
- a CDS encoding Nif11-like leader peptide family natural product precursor translates to MSEEQLKAFLAKAKDDQSIQDKLKAAKTPEDVVSIAKEHGHEFTADKITGLTELSEEELGGVAGGLGVMGHNPL, encoded by the coding sequence ATGTCAGAAGAACAGCTCAAGGCTTTCCTTGCCAAAGCCAAGGATGACCAGTCCATTCAAGACAAACTAAAGGCAGCGAAGACTCCTGAAGACGTCGTAAGCATCGCTAAAGAACACGGCCACGAATTCACTGCTGATAAGATCACGGGGTTGACTGAACTCAGTGAAGAGGAGCTGGGAGGCGTGGCTGGTGGACTGGGAGTCATGGGTCATAATCCACTTTGA
- a CDS encoding Nif11-like leader peptide family RiPP precursor, translating into MSALEDLLNAITTNPELRNSITAATSTEEAVRIAADAGIQISADDLLSAFQSKMSELSAEELEAVSGGKVNPVNSLNTIGCGMKGNTQLVACSGRN; encoded by the coding sequence ATGTCTGCTTTAGAGGATCTTTTGAATGCCATAACGACGAATCCTGAACTCAGGAACTCGATTACGGCCGCTACCTCTACGGAGGAAGCTGTGAGAATTGCTGCAGACGCCGGCATTCAAATCAGTGCTGATGACCTTCTCTCAGCATTCCAATCCAAAATGTCTGAACTTTCAGCTGAAGAACTCGAGGCAGTGTCTGGGGGTAAAGTTAATCCAGTGAATTCGCTTAACACAATTGGTTGCGGTATGAAGGGAAACACACAATTGGTTGCCTGTAGCGGAAGGAACTAA
- a CDS encoding septal ring lytic transglycosylase RlpA family protein, with protein sequence MPSMQRLTKLALILLIFSAIGCGKEAVTGNAATEKGATEKAVSTQAVTEKNVAENPVTSKAIDSDDARSENKQASQPVHGQASWYGPGHYGNKTASGEILKKGTMTAAHSSLPMGTKVRVTRLYNNKSVTVVINDRKPFKQGTVIDLAHGSATALDVDDDGKTSVEIEVLD encoded by the coding sequence ATGCCATCCATGCAACGACTCACCAAGCTCGCATTAATCCTGCTGATCTTCAGCGCCATTGGATGCGGGAAGGAAGCCGTCACCGGCAACGCTGCGACAGAAAAAGGCGCCACAGAAAAGGCCGTCAGCACCCAGGCAGTCACTGAAAAGAACGTCGCAGAAAACCCTGTCACCAGCAAAGCGATCGATTCAGACGATGCGCGGTCAGAAAACAAGCAAGCATCCCAGCCCGTGCATGGCCAGGCCTCCTGGTATGGCCCTGGTCACTATGGAAACAAGACAGCAAGCGGTGAAATTCTCAAAAAAGGAACGATGACTGCCGCGCACAGCAGCCTGCCGATGGGAACCAAAGTGAGAGTGACACGTCTGTATAACAACAAAAGCGTGACTGTGGTGATCAATGACCGCAAACCGTTCAAACAAGGCACCGTGATTGATCTTGCCCATGGCTCAGCCACAGCCCTCGACGTTGACGACGACGGCAAGACATCCGTTGAGATCGAAGTGCTTGATTGA
- a CDS encoding Nif11-like leader peptide family natural product precursor, translating to MSPEELKDFLAKVEGDTSLQEKLKTAKSPVEVSGIARDHGHEFDGKINDIKITELSDEELESFAGGLNPSDLCIISVVTVAATMKKCLCPFDR from the coding sequence ATGTCCCCAGAAGAACTCAAAGACTTCCTCGCCAAAGTCGAAGGCGACACCAGTCTTCAGGAGAAACTAAAAACAGCAAAGTCACCTGTTGAAGTGTCCGGTATTGCGAGAGATCATGGTCATGAATTTGACGGCAAAATTAACGATATAAAAATCACCGAACTCTCTGATGAAGAACTTGAGTCATTTGCTGGAGGATTAAATCCTAGTGATTTATGCATTATTTCCGTTGTGACAGTCGCTGCGACAATGAAAAAGTGCTTGTGTCCATTCGATAGGTGA
- a CDS encoding Nif11-like leader peptide family natural product precursor, with the protein MSEEQLKAFLSKAKDDQSIQDKLKAAKSPEDVVGIAKDHGFEFTADKITDLSEEELEGVAGGCGGGASHCWNQTEHCINTG; encoded by the coding sequence ATGTCCGAAGAACAACTAAAGGCATTTCTCTCCAAAGCCAAGGACGACCAGTCCATTCAAGACAAACTAAAAGCAGCAAAGTCACCTGAAGACGTTGTGGGTATTGCTAAAGATCACGGCTTCGAATTCACTGCTGATAAGATTACTGATCTCAGTGAAGAGGAACTAGAAGGCGTGGCTGGAGGGTGTGGGGGAGGTGCAAGCCATTGTTGGAATCAAACTGAACATTGTATAAATACTGGCTGA
- a CDS encoding AAA family ATPase, whose amino-acid sequence MSELKPDLNAAKTFLDLLGKNGDARFRAFPHKHTPPEIKRQLRARKINGDRSSDRVLKAQNDGLGIYLVINRGGDDKASITECIAYFAEFDGTAEADQLQRVNDSGLPEPSIINRTGGGSLHFYWLLDTPIANKALWQSDMKRLAGYLGSDKSVNDPSRVMRLPGSLYMGPDQQPIALVETIHVGDGRYTREDIINALPADPTPLLEQPSPQPASDRTAERALDQLYRIPSRTPGSNTRNAYLRLLWGLAHILGPDRAGAAMAVHSPAWAAEEDLVEKAREANGAITDGTFFEVAKNDFNVTDSTADQTSARNGKSSQQSSHVDDDEPLEELIARKVGELLDLRLLTQDTWAKEMALIAELGWRGLKRHDIEERMYAALANRWKLAISQSHNKKRRGRSPNQTREGEQQQMLVHGFLPWKRDAVLFGAGGVGKTTAAVRIAWSAITGEPLLDFEIPGDITGKVLFIGSDGGTGAYDMWQNAAEDLGIANDPRWINGCTHWGADEHDGIGAWSVTPAGLQELKTELEENNYALVIIDSWKAVLSLAGVDFGIGPVDTIVRLIQALIAKHCSGLYLHHPSGNTKGKGISGAGGNQNINQIPYAVHELRVEPVSDDRAKCVRWIAHKLRGYVSREFLYRLAPDGFQIVEGELVRNCRDDILITVSDLEQMGTATTSYAIHNLLSTRNESTISNNLTKLRQDGFLKKTGSSWHLTAKGKRTVTELTKTHV is encoded by the coding sequence ATGTCTGAGCTCAAACCTGATCTAAACGCAGCTAAGACATTTCTCGACTTGCTCGGCAAGAACGGTGATGCTCGCTTCCGTGCATTCCCCCATAAGCACACGCCACCAGAAATCAAGAGGCAGCTAAGAGCTCGCAAGATTAACGGTGATAGATCCAGTGATCGTGTCCTGAAAGCTCAGAACGATGGCTTAGGCATTTATCTCGTCATCAATCGCGGTGGCGATGACAAAGCATCCATCACTGAATGCATCGCCTACTTCGCGGAATTCGATGGCACTGCAGAAGCCGATCAGCTCCAGCGTGTAAACGACTCAGGATTGCCAGAACCATCGATCATCAATCGCACTGGTGGTGGCTCCCTCCACTTCTATTGGCTGCTTGATACGCCGATCGCCAATAAAGCTCTCTGGCAGTCCGACATGAAGCGGCTCGCTGGTTATCTCGGCAGCGATAAGTCAGTGAATGACCCATCACGCGTGATGCGGCTGCCTGGATCCCTCTACATGGGACCTGATCAACAACCGATCGCTCTGGTGGAAACCATTCACGTCGGCGATGGCAGGTACACCCGTGAAGACATCATCAATGCGCTGCCAGCTGATCCGACGCCTCTGCTGGAGCAACCATCACCACAACCCGCTAGCGATCGCACTGCTGAACGAGCTCTAGATCAGCTCTATCGCATCCCTTCACGCACTCCTGGCTCCAACACCAGAAATGCATATCTCCGTTTGCTCTGGGGGTTGGCTCACATCCTTGGCCCTGATCGTGCAGGTGCTGCCATGGCTGTTCACTCCCCTGCCTGGGCAGCTGAAGAGGACTTAGTCGAGAAAGCCCGTGAAGCTAACGGCGCCATCACTGACGGCACGTTCTTTGAGGTCGCCAAGAATGATTTCAACGTCACTGATTCAACTGCTGATCAGACCTCAGCCAGAAATGGCAAGTCCTCACAACAGAGCAGCCACGTTGATGACGATGAACCCCTCGAAGAGCTCATTGCTCGCAAGGTCGGTGAACTGCTCGATCTCCGCCTGCTGACGCAAGACACCTGGGCCAAAGAAATGGCACTGATCGCTGAGCTCGGATGGCGTGGCTTGAAGCGACACGACATTGAAGAACGGATGTACGCCGCTCTGGCTAATCGCTGGAAACTAGCCATCAGCCAATCCCATAACAAGAAACGTCGCGGTCGATCACCAAACCAGACCCGTGAAGGAGAACAGCAACAAATGCTCGTTCACGGTTTTCTCCCCTGGAAACGTGATGCAGTTCTCTTCGGTGCTGGTGGTGTCGGCAAGACCACTGCAGCCGTACGGATCGCATGGTCTGCCATTACAGGTGAACCGCTCCTTGATTTCGAAATCCCTGGAGACATCACAGGCAAGGTCCTATTCATTGGCTCTGATGGCGGCACAGGTGCCTACGACATGTGGCAGAACGCCGCTGAAGATCTCGGCATTGCCAACGATCCACGCTGGATTAATGGCTGCACTCATTGGGGTGCTGATGAACACGACGGCATCGGTGCATGGTCTGTCACGCCAGCAGGTCTCCAAGAGCTCAAGACCGAGCTTGAAGAGAACAACTACGCACTGGTCATCATCGATAGCTGGAAAGCTGTCCTGAGCCTTGCTGGCGTTGATTTCGGTATCGGACCTGTCGACACCATCGTTCGATTGATTCAAGCCCTGATCGCTAAACACTGCAGCGGTCTTTATCTCCATCACCCCTCAGGCAATACAAAGGGCAAGGGCATCAGCGGGGCAGGCGGCAACCAGAACATCAATCAGATTCCTTACGCCGTTCATGAGCTCCGCGTTGAACCTGTCTCTGATGACAGAGCCAAATGCGTTCGCTGGATTGCTCACAAGCTTCGTGGATACGTCTCCAGAGAGTTTCTTTATCGACTTGCACCCGATGGCTTTCAGATTGTCGAGGGTGAACTGGTCCGTAACTGCCGCGACGACATCCTGATCACCGTCTCTGACCTTGAGCAGATGGGGACCGCAACCACCAGTTACGCCATTCATAACCTGCTCTCTACGCGTAATGAATCCACTATCAGCAACAACCTCACCAAGCTCCGTCAAGACGGTTTCCTTAAAAAGACAGGCTCTAGCTGGCATCTCACAGCCAAAGGCAAGCGCACTGTTACCGAGCTCACCAAGACACACGTATAG
- a CDS encoding DUF3764 family protein, protein MIETVVCTLDISNSFTEFADRFDHEEAAGREAKGIKVLYRGVCRENPSKVVIIVQAETGVISRHMQENTSRFMRNGALMDTAVATAYQEGC, encoded by the coding sequence ATGATCGAAACCGTCGTCTGCACACTCGACATCAGCAACTCTTTTACGGAGTTTGCCGACAGATTCGATCACGAGGAAGCAGCTGGGCGAGAGGCAAAAGGCATCAAAGTGCTTTATCGCGGTGTCTGCAGGGAAAATCCTTCCAAAGTTGTGATCATCGTCCAAGCCGAGACGGGTGTGATTTCAAGACATATGCAAGAAAACACTTCGCGGTTCATGCGTAACGGTGCGCTGATGGACACAGCTGTCGCCACTGCGTATCAGGAAGGCTGCTAG
- a CDS encoding DUF1651 domain-containing protein, with product MTDGWLKDPQKYWAVRFHREPQSGHKDVRVLVDHGRRLSRDQPAMLKSRRNMRYEDAISLYKELQHIGWTHCEAVW from the coding sequence ATGACGGACGGTTGGCTAAAGGATCCACAAAAATACTGGGCAGTGCGCTTTCACAGGGAGCCACAGAGTGGGCATAAGGATGTGCGGGTTCTCGTTGACCACGGCCGGAGGTTGTCTCGAGACCAGCCTGCAATGTTGAAGTCACGCAGAAATATGCGCTACGAAGACGCCATCTCGTTATACAAAGAGCTTCAGCACATTGGCTGGACCCATTGTGAAGCGGTTTGGTGA
- a CDS encoding carboxylesterase: MLALIASTRRHLGNLHQPLLVMASTRDKVITRRGVELLLHRTGSEHVQVHWLEGSGHVITADAEWKTVADQTLFFLKDL, translated from the coding sequence GTGCTGGCTCTCATCGCCTCCACTCGCAGGCATCTCGGCAATCTGCATCAACCCTTGTTGGTGATGGCCAGCACGCGCGACAAGGTGATCACGCGCCGAGGCGTGGAGTTACTCCTGCATCGAACCGGCTCCGAGCATGTGCAAGTGCATTGGTTGGAGGGCAGTGGTCACGTGATCACCGCCGATGCTGAGTGGAAAACAGTGGCTGATCAGACCCTGTTTTTTTTGAAAGACCTTTAG
- a CDS encoding SprT-like domain-containing protein, whose amino-acid sequence MTTLARKIAHSVSFQESPALATARRLQAAADLFNRELFNNQLPSTMLRLQNKKGCNGFYSPNKFIDADGRQLDCITLNSTTAIDRPLIELLSTLVHEQCHQYVCEVVNHKAATGGHGPEWRNVMNNLGLSPIRVGVTWRGPATHSIDPDGLFARCFRTHASELEAMPWQELAMDAARGRAKGLDKVRFECPSCGQKAWARAAAELVCGTCTTADRLVVMIPEFRATGGSGAGGKGRATASRDHYPEPTQIPPLPVWTDELGRQMRLYTGLDHPPQDHLEALVVMLFGVSQRRPELLDELCAAASRANLPTPERDSWERALKEVWKHRASMLHPDAHPDADENQKRYLGEAFKCLQIAKRMLDQHSANTSAEDVRTAAAEGDG is encoded by the coding sequence ATGACAACCCTCGCCAGAAAGATCGCTCACAGTGTTTCCTTTCAGGAATCACCAGCGTTAGCGACTGCCAGACGACTGCAAGCAGCAGCTGATCTGTTTAACCGTGAGCTCTTCAATAACCAGCTGCCGAGCACCATGCTCAGGCTGCAGAACAAGAAGGGCTGCAACGGGTTCTATAGCCCTAACAAGTTCATTGATGCCGATGGCCGCCAGCTGGACTGCATCACCCTGAACTCCACCACTGCGATCGATCGCCCATTGATCGAACTGCTGTCAACGCTCGTTCATGAGCAGTGCCATCAGTACGTCTGTGAGGTGGTGAATCACAAAGCTGCCACGGGGGGCCACGGTCCTGAATGGCGCAACGTGATGAACAATCTCGGGCTTTCACCGATCAGGGTTGGAGTGACGTGGCGCGGGCCAGCAACACACTCCATCGACCCAGATGGTTTGTTTGCTCGATGCTTCCGTACGCATGCCTCTGAATTAGAGGCGATGCCGTGGCAAGAGCTCGCGATGGATGCAGCCAGGGGTCGTGCCAAGGGTCTCGACAAAGTCCGCTTCGAATGCCCCAGCTGCGGTCAGAAGGCATGGGCCAGGGCTGCAGCAGAACTTGTCTGCGGCACCTGCACAACAGCTGATCGCCTGGTGGTGATGATCCCTGAATTCAGAGCCACTGGTGGTTCTGGAGCTGGTGGAAAGGGTCGAGCCACAGCATCAAGGGATCACTATCCCGAGCCAACACAGATACCACCGCTGCCCGTCTGGACTGATGAGCTCGGACGTCAAATGCGACTGTATACGGGCCTCGATCACCCGCCACAGGACCATCTCGAAGCACTGGTGGTGATGCTGTTTGGTGTGTCGCAACGACGGCCTGAGCTGCTGGATGAGCTCTGCGCTGCTGCCTCACGCGCCAATCTCCCGACACCAGAGCGCGACAGCTGGGAGCGTGCATTGAAAGAGGTGTGGAAGCACCGTGCATCAATGCTGCATCCCGATGCTCACCCTGACGCTGATGAAAACCAAAAGCGTTATCTGGGCGAGGCATTCAAGTGCCTGCAGATTGCCAAGCGGATGCTTGATCAGCACAGCGCCAACACCTCAGCTGAAGACGTCCGTACGGCTGCGGCGGAGGGTGATGGTTGA
- a CDS encoding Nif11-like leader peptide family natural product precursor, whose protein sequence is MSEEQLKAFLEKVKADTSLQEKLKAAADSDAVLAIAKEAGFNVSADDLKNAQSEIYLKNAQSEIFGLTEEELEGAAGGACRYCTDRCLRQTRVVDCLSL, encoded by the coding sequence ATGTCCGAAGAACAACTCAAAGCGTTCCTAGAAAAGGTCAAAGCAGACACCAGCCTTCAGGAGAAACTCAAAGCTGCTGCTGATTCAGACGCAGTTCTTGCGATTGCAAAAGAGGCTGGATTTAATGTTTCTGCTGATGACTTGAAGAACGCTCAATCAGAGATTTACTTGAAGAACGCTCAATCAGAGATTTTTGGACTGACTGAGGAGGAGTTAGAAGGCGCGGCTGGAGGGGCCTGTAGGTACTGCACCGACCGATGCCTCCGCCAGACCCGAGTTGTGGACTGCCTGAGCCTTTGA
- the lexA gene encoding transcriptional repressor LexA: MPVSAGTPEPLTTAQQELYEWLADYIGCHHHSPSIRQMMQAMGLRSPAPVQSRLRHLQQKGWITWQEGQARTLQLLGGIASGIPVLGAVAAGGLVETFDDIQDRLDLAPVLETRGLFALTVNGDSMVDAHIADGDVVLMEPVVDAARLRQGTIVSALVPGSGTTLKHFHCDGLMVRLEAANPAYEPIELPADQVQVQGKLAAVWRQM, from the coding sequence TTGCCGGTGTCTGCTGGAACTCCCGAGCCGCTAACGACTGCTCAGCAAGAGCTTTATGAGTGGCTTGCTGACTACATCGGTTGCCATCATCACAGTCCGTCCATTCGTCAGATGATGCAGGCCATGGGTCTGCGTTCACCTGCTCCTGTTCAGAGTCGTTTACGGCACCTACAGCAGAAAGGCTGGATCACTTGGCAGGAAGGTCAGGCTCGCACCCTTCAGCTGCTTGGAGGGATTGCCTCCGGAATTCCGGTGCTCGGTGCTGTTGCGGCTGGTGGCCTGGTTGAGACTTTTGACGACATCCAAGATCGATTGGATCTTGCTCCTGTTCTTGAAACCCGTGGTCTGTTCGCGCTCACGGTGAATGGTGACTCCATGGTGGATGCCCATATCGCCGACGGTGATGTGGTTCTGATGGAACCGGTCGTTGATGCGGCTCGTCTGCGTCAAGGCACGATCGTGAGTGCGTTGGTTCCTGGCAGTGGAACCACGCTGAAGCATTTTCACTGCGATGGCCTCATGGTGCGGTTGGAAGCAGCGAATCCTGCCTACGAGCCGATCGAGTTGCCAGCCGATCAGGTGCAGGTTCAGGGCAAACTCGCTGCCGTATGGCGACAGATGTGA